From a single Osmerus mordax isolate fOsmMor3 chromosome 14, fOsmMor3.pri, whole genome shotgun sequence genomic region:
- the cdc37l1 gene encoding hsp90 co-chaperone Cdc37-like 1 isoform X2 yields the protein MEWFRDGDPMFSDPDGDPCSASGSLPNNFDTPPLNFQAQARAEGLSSSMASLCQSVKASVVSSWGLVEAQDQLCSLELHGSESTEQERARARASFAELSVTEMEWRRKESMLGGHDPSHSPVLGAHGSRDVFDKSIINVQSKNVDMEQDKSKTFVQKYEQELRHFGMLRRWDDSQRFLSDLPQLICEDTANYLILWCFGLQAEEEALMEQVAHQAVAMQFILEMASSSQQDPRGCFRQFFHKAKAGQEGYLDVFLTELEAFKGRVREYTAKTKGGDDPTDGPTDAQHQAIATPHCRLDPKEVLESLPPELKAGFQMQDRQILQNVLSTMNPQVAEYHVKRCLEAGLWATTARGAKDDAAETDDLRMMETS from the exons ATGGAGTGGTTCAGGGACGGAGATCCCATGTTCTCAGATCCGGACGGAGATCCCTGCAGTGCCTCAGGCTCTTTACCAAATAACTTCGACACTCCGCCCCTTAACTTTCAG GCTCAAGCCAGGGCAGAGGGCCTGTCCTCGTCCATGGCCTCCCTGTGCCAGAGTGTCAAGGCCTCAGTGGTGTCCAgctgggggctggtggaggcccAGGACCAGCTCTGCAGTCTGGAGCTGCACGGTTCAGAGTCCACAGAGCAGGAGCGTGCACGGGCCAGGGCCTCCTTTGCAGAGCTCAGCGTCACCGAGATGGAGTGGAGGCGCAAGGAGAGCATGTTGGGAGGTCATGACCCCAGCCACAGCCCCGTGCTTGGTGCCCATGGCAGCAGAGATGTTTTTGACAAG AGCATCATCAATGTCCAAAGCAAGAATGTTGACATGGAACAGGACAAGAGCAAGACTTTTGTTCAGAAGTATGAACAAGAACTCAGACATTTTG GTATGCTGAGGAGGTGGGATGACAGCCAGCGTTTCCTGTCAGACTTGCCCCAGCTCATCTGTGAAGACACGGCCAACTACCTGATCCTCTGGTGCTTCGGACTGCAGGCCGAGGAG GAGGCACTGATGGAGCAGGTGGCTCACCAGGCTGTTGCCATGCAGTTCATCCTGGAGATGGCCAGCAGTTCCCAGCAGGACCCCAGAGGGTGCTTCCGACAGTTCTTCCACAAAGCTAAA gcagggcaggagggctaCCTTGACGTGTTCCTGACCGAGTTGGAGGCCTtcaaggggagggtgagggagtacACCGCCAAGACAAAGGGCGGAGACGACCCCACAGACGGCCCCACAGACGCCCAACACCAGGCCATCGCCACGCCACACTGTCGCCTCGACCCCAAGGAGGTTCTGGAGTCGTTGCCTCCC GAGCTGAAGGCAGGTTTCCAGATGCAAGACAGGCAGATCCTCCAGAATGTTCTGAGCACCATGAACCCACAG gtgGCAGAGTACCATGTAAAGCGCTGTCTGGAGGCAGGCCTTTGGGCAACTACAGCCAGGGGGGCGAAGGACGACGCTGCAGAAACAGACGACCTGCGCATGATGGAGACCTCCTAG
- the cdc37l1 gene encoding hsp90 co-chaperone Cdc37-like 1 isoform X1 — MEWFRDGDPMFSDPDGDPCSASGSLPNNFDTPPLNFQAQARAEGLSSSMASLCQSVKASVVSSWGLVEAQDQLCSLELHGSESTEQERARARASFAELSVTEMEWRRKESMLGGHDPSHSPVLGAHGSRDVFDKSIINVQSKNVDMEQDKSKTFVQKYEQELRHFGMLRRWDDSQRFLSDLPQLICEDTANYLILWCFGLQAEEKEALMEQVAHQAVAMQFILEMASSSQQDPRGCFRQFFHKAKAGQEGYLDVFLTELEAFKGRVREYTAKTKGGDDPTDGPTDAQHQAIATPHCRLDPKEVLESLPPELKAGFQMQDRQILQNVLSTMNPQVAEYHVKRCLEAGLWATTARGAKDDAAETDDLRMMETS; from the exons ATGGAGTGGTTCAGGGACGGAGATCCCATGTTCTCAGATCCGGACGGAGATCCCTGCAGTGCCTCAGGCTCTTTACCAAATAACTTCGACACTCCGCCCCTTAACTTTCAG GCTCAAGCCAGGGCAGAGGGCCTGTCCTCGTCCATGGCCTCCCTGTGCCAGAGTGTCAAGGCCTCAGTGGTGTCCAgctgggggctggtggaggcccAGGACCAGCTCTGCAGTCTGGAGCTGCACGGTTCAGAGTCCACAGAGCAGGAGCGTGCACGGGCCAGGGCCTCCTTTGCAGAGCTCAGCGTCACCGAGATGGAGTGGAGGCGCAAGGAGAGCATGTTGGGAGGTCATGACCCCAGCCACAGCCCCGTGCTTGGTGCCCATGGCAGCAGAGATGTTTTTGACAAG AGCATCATCAATGTCCAAAGCAAGAATGTTGACATGGAACAGGACAAGAGCAAGACTTTTGTTCAGAAGTATGAACAAGAACTCAGACATTTTG GTATGCTGAGGAGGTGGGATGACAGCCAGCGTTTCCTGTCAGACTTGCCCCAGCTCATCTGTGAAGACACGGCCAACTACCTGATCCTCTGGTGCTTCGGACTGCAGGCCGAGGAG AAGGAGGCACTGATGGAGCAGGTGGCTCACCAGGCTGTTGCCATGCAGTTCATCCTGGAGATGGCCAGCAGTTCCCAGCAGGACCCCAGAGGGTGCTTCCGACAGTTCTTCCACAAAGCTAAA gcagggcaggagggctaCCTTGACGTGTTCCTGACCGAGTTGGAGGCCTtcaaggggagggtgagggagtacACCGCCAAGACAAAGGGCGGAGACGACCCCACAGACGGCCCCACAGACGCCCAACACCAGGCCATCGCCACGCCACACTGTCGCCTCGACCCCAAGGAGGTTCTGGAGTCGTTGCCTCCC GAGCTGAAGGCAGGTTTCCAGATGCAAGACAGGCAGATCCTCCAGAATGTTCTGAGCACCATGAACCCACAG gtgGCAGAGTACCATGTAAAGCGCTGTCTGGAGGCAGGCCTTTGGGCAACTACAGCCAGGGGGGCGAAGGACGACGCTGCAGAAACAGACGACCTGCGCATGATGGAGACCTCCTAG